Proteins encoded within one genomic window of Conchiformibius steedae:
- a CDS encoding septal ring lytic transglycosylase RlpA family protein, with protein sequence MSKKQDIFFIVVIALMLIGTALINRAQAAPTFTVRAQSVKPVKQALKTKRAQKATQRSYVVKGVRYHPLASAKNFVQTGKASWYGPGFHGKKTSNGERYNMHALTAAHKTLPLGTVVRVSNLDNGKNVIVRINDRGPFHGKRVIDLSKAAAARLGFVKQGMAKVRVEALHGGRPALFKASADAEDYYTDSTDALLYAADSSVVETAQIEGAFVPATDNLPLFFSRQPAEAAAPVAQNSTPAAAGKDIFFGNPAAPQAAPAAPKLRLSRNLARVI encoded by the coding sequence TTGTCTAAAAAACAAGATATTTTCTTTATAGTCGTGATTGCCCTGATGTTAATCGGTACGGCATTGATTAACCGCGCCCAAGCTGCACCCACCTTTACCGTGCGGGCGCAATCTGTCAAACCCGTGAAACAGGCACTGAAAACCAAACGCGCCCAAAAAGCCACCCAACGCAGCTATGTGGTTAAAGGCGTGCGTTATCACCCCTTGGCAAGTGCCAAAAACTTTGTCCAAACCGGCAAAGCCTCTTGGTACGGTCCGGGGTTTCACGGTAAAAAAACCAGCAACGGCGAACGTTACAATATGCACGCCCTAACCGCTGCCCACAAAACCCTGCCGCTGGGTACGGTGGTACGCGTCAGCAATCTGGATAACGGCAAAAACGTGATTGTACGCATCAACGACCGCGGACCTTTCCACGGCAAACGCGTGATTGATTTGTCTAAAGCCGCTGCCGCCCGTTTGGGTTTTGTCAAACAAGGCATGGCAAAAGTGCGTGTGGAAGCCCTGCACGGCGGTCGCCCTGCCCTGTTTAAAGCCTCGGCAGATGCGGAAGACTACTACACCGACAGCACCGATGCCCTGCTGTATGCTGCCGACAGCAGCGTAGTGGAAACCGCACAAATTGAAGGTGCGTTTGTTCCTGCCACCGACAATCTGCCGCTGTTTTTCAGCCGTCAGCCCGCAGAAGCTGCTGCACCGGTTGCTCAAAACAGCACTCCAGCCGCTGCAGGCAAAGATATTTTCTTTGGCAACCCAGCTGCGCCGCAAGCCGCACCTGCTGCACCCAAGCTGCGTTTGAGCCGCAACCTTGCCCGCGTAATTTAA